Within the Ensifer adhaerens genome, the region AGTCGACTACGTTAATAGGCCAAGTTGGCGCCGATCGGTCGGTCTTGTCTCTATAAAAATAGCTAAGGAATGTGTATTTCTCGCTGTGATACGCCTTCTTGTGTTGGGCTCCAAGGACGCCAGATGACGATGGGCTTCATACCTCTAGTGATCGCGTTGAACGCGCCTCAGCGATCCGCTCGGCCAAGCGAGCAAGTGCCACGACATCGGCAACACCGGTGGCAATGGCGTTTTGCGGCATGGACGGAAACCCCGCCTCTGCCGGCTCCTGCACCATTAAAGCGGTCTATCTATCTGCGCGAATACCCCGGGCTGTGTTCGGAAGCATTTCAAGAACCAATCTCAATTCGACCACCAAAACATGTTCCTCGTCGAGGACTTGGATGCTGATCAAGGAAATCGGGTCCTGCGGGAGGCCGTCAGCCGCCATCTCAGCCAGTGTAACCTTTGCCTCATTGATCGCCGCCTGCTCGTCGGCGAATTCGAACGCGCGATCTTCCGCACTAAAGCCTTCCTGATCAGTTGTCCTGAAGTAGAACCTTGGCAAGTGACTTCCTCCTGTCGTCGCATCGACCCAATGGCGCGCTCGCGTCAAAACGAGCGGCATAACCACGTTCGTCAGTAATCGAATGACATCGACCTCGATCCGCGCGCAATCGGACTCGAGTTCGGCCACGTGGCGCGAGTTCCGACCCTCGACCGCTCGGACCTGGTCGCGTTGAGTGGCCGTGAACCCGTAGACCTGCAGCAGATCTTTCAGCGCAGGGATCGGCAGGCGCTCAATCTGCCGCCGATACGCGGGCAACTGGGTCATCAAGCGCGAGCGCCCTATCGTTTCGAAATCCAAGCCTGCCTCCGAATTTTTCGCTTCTGTCGAATCCAGTCGCGAACGAAGAGAAAAGTTCCCGCCAAGCGTCAGGGGCCGGCGGTCGCCATCACCAGGGCGCTCAGCAAGGCGGCCGAGGCAGCCAACGTGGCCAAACGGTCGGTGCGGACAGCAAGGTGGTCAGCAGCGTTAACATCGAAGTGCTGAAGGGCGATTTCTTGCCCTTCAGAT harbors:
- a CDS encoding DUF6894 family protein; this translates as MDFETIGRSRLMTQLPAYRRQIERLPIPALKDLLQVYGFTATQRDQVRAVEGRNSRHVAELESDCARIEVDVIRLLTNVVMPLVLTRARHWVDATTGGSHLPRFYFRTTDQEGFSAEDRAFEFADEQAAINEAKVTLAEMAADGLPQDPISLISIQVLDEEHVLVVELRLVLEMLPNTARGIRADR
- a CDS encoding chemotaxis protein CheB → MVQEPAEAGFPSMPQNAIATGVADVVALARLAERIAEARSTRSLEV